One Halomonas sp. M4R1S46 genomic window carries:
- a CDS encoding uroporphyrinogen-III C-methyltransferase, which yields MSKQQHDQDEQQTPSGDAQGGADSATTGTGAEAGKGGGSSSRRSRRRGKGSGSAAHHATAEAKADARPSSTTSTSESQATPAGDKPGETGQAAAAAKAADPAEADAAKREAGKATDASASSAKVSDSAADGTRSTSGKATDAAAAKRDTAKAAASSSSSSGAKATSSKASGGDAKAQPASAGQGAAGTPGGGGGRGGSGKGSKTGAVALGLVVLLGAGGALFGWQVWQKLDAQQQRLAALPAQAASQSALDDLAGRLESGEQQRNAALDEAVSTLRSDFSDYRQDVDQTLDKVLQELSSEQQTDERDWLHAEAAYLLRLANQRLQLERDVQGAAALLRTADERLREADNPALMPVRREIASELAALESVPRVDRTGLYLALNAQQEQIAGRPLAQDIEEIAADSTIEEAPSGGWQSQLARFGGELKDLVTVRQHDEALEALISPEQESYLRQSVRLVLEQAQLALLKEEPPLFEASLEKALTLIQGYYDTDDSGVQAVLSRLEELKGRAIRPELPDISGSQQALASFIEHRFEADNGGQGDEA from the coding sequence ATGAGCAAGCAACAACACGATCAGGACGAACAACAGACGCCGTCCGGCGACGCCCAGGGCGGCGCCGACTCGGCGACGACGGGAACGGGCGCCGAGGCCGGCAAGGGCGGCGGCTCATCGTCGCGCCGCTCGCGGCGTCGTGGCAAGGGCAGCGGCTCGGCGGCGCACCACGCCACCGCCGAGGCGAAGGCCGACGCCAGGCCCTCTTCGACGACGTCCACGAGCGAAAGCCAGGCCACCCCGGCCGGCGACAAGCCCGGCGAGACGGGCCAGGCGGCCGCGGCGGCCAAGGCCGCCGATCCCGCCGAGGCCGACGCCGCCAAGCGCGAGGCCGGCAAGGCGACCGATGCCTCGGCGTCCTCCGCCAAGGTCTCCGATAGCGCCGCTGACGGGACCAGGAGCACGTCCGGCAAGGCGACCGATGCCGCCGCCGCCAAGCGCGATACCGCCAAGGCCGCCGCTTCCTCCTCTTCCTCCAGCGGCGCCAAGGCCACGTCCAGCAAGGCCTCGGGCGGCGACGCCAAGGCCCAGCCGGCGTCCGCCGGCCAGGGCGCCGCCGGGACCCCGGGAGGCGGCGGCGGCCGGGGCGGCTCCGGCAAGGGCAGCAAGACCGGGGCGGTCGCCCTGGGCCTGGTGGTCCTGCTGGGCGCAGGCGGCGCGCTGTTCGGCTGGCAGGTCTGGCAGAAGCTGGACGCCCAGCAACAGCGCCTGGCCGCCCTGCCGGCCCAGGCGGCCAGCCAGTCGGCGCTGGACGACCTCGCGGGGCGCCTGGAGAGTGGCGAGCAGCAGCGCAATGCCGCGCTGGACGAGGCGGTGAGCACGCTGCGCAGCGACTTCTCCGACTATCGCCAGGACGTCGACCAGACCCTGGACAAGGTGCTCCAGGAGCTGTCCAGCGAGCAGCAGACCGACGAGCGCGACTGGCTGCATGCCGAGGCCGCCTACCTGCTGCGCCTGGCCAACCAGCGCCTGCAGCTGGAACGCGACGTCCAGGGGGCCGCCGCCCTGCTGCGCACCGCCGACGAGCGGCTGCGCGAGGCCGACAACCCGGCGCTGATGCCGGTGCGCCGCGAGATCGCCTCCGAGCTGGCCGCGCTGGAATCCGTGCCCCGCGTCGACCGCACCGGCCTCTATCTGGCGCTGAACGCCCAGCAGGAGCAGATCGCCGGTCGCCCGCTGGCCCAGGACATCGAGGAGATCGCCGCCGACTCGACCATCGAGGAGGCACCCTCCGGCGGCTGGCAGTCGCAGCTGGCGCGCTTCGGCGGCGAGCTCAAGGACCTGGTCACGGTCCGCCAGCACGACGAGGCGCTCGAGGCGCTGATCTCGCCGGAGCAGGAGTCCTACCTGCGACAGAGCGTGCGCCTGGTCCTGGAGCAGGCCCAGCTGGCGCTGCTCAAGGAGGAGCCGCCGCTCTTTGAGGCCAGCCTCGAGAAGGCCCTGACCCTGATCCAGGGCTACTACGACACCGACGACAGCGGCGTCCAGGCGGTGCTGTCGCGCCTCGAGGAGCTCAAGGGCCGCGCCATCCGCCCGGAACTGCCGGACATCAGCGGCTCCCAGCAGGCGCTGGCGAGCTTCATCGAGCACCGCTTCGAGGCCGACAACGGCGGCCAGGGAGATGAGGCATGA
- a CDS encoding heme biosynthesis HemY N-terminal domain-containing protein, which yields MRKLILLVVLGLAVGALFGQLMMSVPGYWLVRVGDTSVQTSFWFGLVLLLAAFVVVHFGLRLLMRLSRPVTRFKVWNSRSRNRTAMRRTVRGLVALAEGRWKRAEKALVKAADDSSTPLVNYLSAALAAHYQGRYEQADTLLKRAHLSTEGADTAVGLMQAQLMLDRQQYEEALAILTRLDRHLPNHPQVLKQLKQAYISLSDWDGLRRLMPRLGVQHLISREEREQLEQRAYRELISQEARQPGDIERVRSLWADMPDHLRGNVDLIVLYAEALVRGNEEGIAERLLRHSLKEHWDSRLVLRYGLLEVDAARQLVVAEKWLQERPNDPDLLLTLGRLSLRNAYWGKAQEYFEASQRQRPSGVVCAELARLYANLGEHNKSQLYYRQSVELLDRSLPSLPQPTEPEDTPAKSAKAAS from the coding sequence ATGAGAAAGCTGATCCTGCTCGTGGTCCTGGGGCTCGCGGTCGGGGCCCTGTTCGGCCAACTGATGATGTCGGTGCCCGGCTACTGGCTGGTACGCGTGGGCGATACCTCGGTGCAGACCTCCTTCTGGTTCGGCCTGGTGCTGCTGCTGGCGGCCTTCGTGGTGGTGCATTTCGGCCTGCGGCTGCTGATGCGCCTCTCGCGCCCGGTGACCCGCTTCAAGGTGTGGAACAGCCGCTCGCGCAACCGCACCGCCATGCGGCGCACCGTGCGCGGCCTGGTGGCGCTGGCCGAGGGGCGCTGGAAGCGCGCCGAGAAGGCCCTGGTCAAGGCCGCCGACGATTCCAGCACGCCGCTGGTCAACTACCTCTCCGCCGCCCTGGCGGCCCACTACCAGGGGCGCTACGAGCAGGCCGACACCTTGCTCAAGCGTGCCCACCTCAGTACCGAGGGCGCCGACACCGCGGTGGGCCTGATGCAGGCCCAGCTGATGCTGGACCGCCAGCAGTACGAGGAGGCCCTGGCGATCCTCACCCGCCTCGATCGCCACCTGCCCAATCACCCGCAGGTGCTCAAGCAGCTCAAGCAGGCCTATATCAGCCTCAGCGACTGGGACGGCCTGCGCCGGCTGATGCCGCGCCTCGGCGTGCAGCACCTGATCTCCCGGGAGGAGCGCGAGCAGCTCGAGCAGCGCGCCTATCGCGAGCTAATCTCCCAGGAGGCCCGCCAGCCCGGTGACATCGAGCGGGTGCGCAGCCTCTGGGCCGACATGCCCGACCACCTGCGCGGCAACGTCGACCTGATCGTGCTCTATGCCGAGGCGCTGGTGCGCGGCAACGAGGAGGGCATCGCCGAGCGGCTGCTGCGCCACTCCCTCAAGGAGCACTGGGACAGCCGCCTGGTGCTGCGCTACGGGCTGCTCGAGGTGGATGCGGCGCGCCAGCTGGTGGTGGCCGAGAAGTGGCTGCAGGAGCGGCCCAACGACCCGGATCTGCTGCTCACCCTGGGCCGGCTCTCGCTGCGCAACGCCTACTGGGGCAAGGCCCAGGAATACTTCGAGGCCAGCCAGCGCCAGCGGCCCAGCGGCGTGGTCTGCGCCGAGCTGGCCCGGCTCTATGCCAACCTGGGCGAGCACAACAAGAGCCAGCTGTACTACCGGCAGAGCGTCGAGCTGCTCGACAGGTCGCTGCCCTCGCTGCCCCAGCCCACCGAGCCGGAGGACACGCCGGCGAAGTCGGCCAAGGCGGCGTCCTGA
- a CDS encoding mechanosensitive ion channel domain-containing protein has translation MLAALPAMAQSTDGGGQAPANATLANLLENPETRQQLIDQLRGAASESEAATSEAASPSLPRQLAETTSRIVGELGSQLGQVVDAVSGLFAASPSTFDLPSFTTAAINLGLVILATVALFFAVRRLARPLFTRLSQWSLTGQGLQPLLRLVLSVGVAVVIDALVVALAYVGGNLVATFAVGESGELSTRASLFLNAFLVIELLKAAVRMLFASRYEGLRLLPIAAADAAYWNRWIARLIGLTGYGLMVVVPLVNAYLSPALGEGIGTLIMIGAYVYAVAVVLRNRRRLRDALNHKAGQTTMAASRVSLQLFARTWHLFALAYFTMVLVLTLTRPEDALPFVLFATLQTLAAVLVGMLVSSLLTQTIGRRIRLSDDLRRKLPMLEARLNRYVPNALRVIRMVILAVVVMVVLSAWGAFDLGAWYASEAGRSLVGKGVSVFVILAIAAAVWMGLASLIEHKLNPETGGGVPSARTQTLLSLFRNALAIALITMTAMIVLAEIGINIGPLIAGAGVLGLAIGFGSQKLVQDIITGVFIQVENAMNTGDVITVGGITGVAEKLSIRSVGIRDLSGTYHIVPFSSVDTVSNYMRDFAYHVGEYGIAYRESIDEAIQALNEAFEALREDEEHKGKLLEPLEVAGVIALADSSVNIRVRIKTTPGDQWAVGRAYNRLVKLHLDAAGIEIPFPHTTLYFGEDKAGGAPPANVRVIRQQARERAAASTDEDPAVAADTQAPQEVHNQEEYDGET, from the coding sequence ATGCTGGCCGCCCTCCCGGCCATGGCCCAATCGACCGACGGGGGAGGCCAGGCCCCGGCCAATGCCACCCTGGCCAACCTCCTCGAGAATCCCGAGACGCGCCAGCAGCTGATCGACCAGTTGCGCGGGGCGGCCAGCGAGTCCGAGGCCGCCACGAGCGAGGCGGCGTCGCCGTCGCTGCCCCGCCAGCTGGCCGAGACCACCAGCCGCATCGTCGGCGAGCTGGGCAGCCAGCTCGGCCAGGTCGTCGACGCCGTGAGCGGCCTGTTCGCGGCCTCCCCGAGCACCTTCGACCTGCCCAGCTTCACCACTGCGGCCATCAACCTGGGGCTGGTGATCCTCGCCACGGTCGCGCTGTTCTTCGCCGTTCGCCGCCTGGCCCGGCCCCTGTTCACCCGCCTCAGCCAGTGGTCGCTGACCGGCCAGGGCCTCCAGCCGCTGCTGCGCCTGGTACTCAGCGTGGGCGTGGCGGTGGTGATCGATGCCCTGGTGGTCGCGCTGGCCTATGTCGGCGGCAACCTGGTCGCCACCTTCGCGGTGGGCGAGAGCGGTGAGCTGTCGACCCGCGCCTCGCTGTTCCTCAACGCCTTCCTGGTGATCGAGCTGCTCAAGGCCGCGGTGCGCATGCTCTTCGCCTCCCGCTACGAGGGCCTGCGCCTGCTGCCCATCGCCGCCGCCGACGCCGCCTACTGGAACCGCTGGATCGCACGCCTGATCGGGCTGACCGGCTATGGCCTGATGGTGGTGGTGCCGCTGGTCAACGCCTACCTGTCGCCGGCGCTCGGCGAGGGGATCGGCACCCTGATCATGATCGGCGCCTATGTCTACGCCGTGGCCGTGGTGCTGCGCAACCGCCGGCGGCTGCGCGACGCCCTGAACCACAAGGCCGGCCAGACCACCATGGCCGCCAGCCGGGTATCGCTGCAGCTGTTCGCCCGCACCTGGCACCTCTTCGCCCTGGCCTACTTCACCATGGTGCTGGTGCTGACCCTGACGCGGCCGGAGGATGCCCTGCCCTTCGTGCTGTTCGCCACCCTGCAGACCCTGGCCGCCGTGCTGGTGGGCATGCTGGTGTCGAGCCTCCTGACCCAGACCATCGGCCGGCGGATCCGCCTCTCCGATGACCTGCGCCGCAAGCTGCCGATGCTCGAGGCGCGCCTCAACCGCTACGTGCCCAATGCCCTGCGCGTCATCCGCATGGTGATCCTCGCCGTCGTGGTGATGGTCGTGCTGAGTGCCTGGGGCGCCTTCGACCTGGGCGCCTGGTACGCTTCCGAGGCGGGACGCAGCCTGGTCGGCAAGGGCGTGAGCGTGTTCGTGATCCTGGCGATCGCCGCGGCCGTCTGGATGGGCCTGGCCAGCCTGATCGAGCACAAGCTCAACCCCGAGACCGGCGGCGGCGTGCCCTCGGCCCGGACCCAGACGCTGCTGTCGCTGTTCCGCAATGCCCTGGCCATCGCCCTGATCACCATGACGGCGATGATCGTGCTCGCCGAGATCGGCATCAACATCGGCCCGCTGATCGCCGGTGCCGGCGTGCTGGGCCTGGCCATCGGCTTCGGCTCCCAGAAGCTGGTGCAGGACATCATCACCGGGGTCTTCATCCAGGTGGAGAACGCCATGAACACCGGCGACGTGATCACCGTGGGGGGCATCACCGGGGTGGCCGAGAAGCTCAGCATCCGCTCGGTGGGCATTCGCGACCTCAGCGGCACCTACCACATCGTGCCCTTCTCCAGCGTCGACACCGTCTCCAACTACATGCGCGACTTCGCCTACCACGTCGGGGAGTACGGCATCGCCTATCGCGAGAGCATCGACGAGGCGATCCAGGCCCTGAACGAGGCCTTCGAGGCGCTCCGGGAAGACGAGGAGCACAAGGGCAAGCTGCTCGAGCCGCTGGAGGTCGCCGGCGTGATCGCGCTGGCCGACAGCTCCGTGAACATCCGCGTGCGCATCAAGACCACGCCGGGAGACCAGTGGGCCGTGGGCCGCGCCTACAACCGCCTGGTCAAGCTGCATCTCGACGCGGCCGGCATCGAGATCCCCTTCCCCCATACCACCCTCTACTTCGGCGAGGACAAGGCCGGCGGCGCCCCGCCGGCCAACGTGCGGGTCATCCGCCAGCAGGCGCGCGAACGCGCCGCCGCCTCGACCGACGAAGATCCCGCGGTGGCCGCCGACACCCAGGCCCCCCAGGAGGTCCACAACCAGGAAGAGTACGACGGCGAGACGTAA
- a CDS encoding CrcB family protein, translated as MGLASLGLVAMGGALGGMARLAVTELTARWLGRAFPWGTLMVNLSGTLALGALAARLGWPPGDSPAWLGLAVGGLGGFTTVSSFSLQTLSLWQAGRAAAALANGLATLGLGVIAAAAGWWLAGGGA; from the coding sequence ATGGGGTTGGCAAGCCTGGGACTGGTGGCGATGGGCGGGGCGCTGGGCGGCATGGCGCGCCTGGCCGTGACCGAGCTGACCGCGCGATGGCTGGGGCGGGCCTTTCCCTGGGGCACCCTGATGGTCAACCTGAGCGGGACCCTGGCCCTCGGCGCGCTGGCCGCGCGCCTCGGCTGGCCGCCCGGCGACTCGCCGGCCTGGCTGGGCCTGGCGGTCGGGGGCCTGGGGGGCTTCACTACCGTGTCCTCCTTCAGCCTGCAGACCCTCAGCCTGTGGCAGGCAGGCCGCGCAGCGGCGGCCCTGGCCAATGGCCTGGCCACCCTGGGGCTGGGGGTGATCGCCGCGGCCGCGGGCTGGTGGCTGGCGGGAGGCGGTGCATGA